The genomic DNA CAGCAAGTATCGCCAAGATCTTGTTCGTCGTCTTCCTCGTACTTTTCGTGATCAGCCTGATCGCAGGTCGCCGCGGCCCGGTGGTATGACCGGCGATCGATTCGAATCGTGGCCCTGCGTGAACCGCATCGCCACGAACTCGATCGCCCGATCGATGCCCTCAACAACGGCGAGTCTTCTCCCCCGTGCATGCAGTACGGGGTAAGGCATCGCGGGGATTGGCATCGTGCTGACAACCGCTGCACTAACAACGCAACAACATGTACCAGGTGCGAGTCGTCAGCGGATCGCAGCGTCGCGATAGAGAAGTCGTCGCGACCAACGATCGCCCCGAGGCCCAAGCGGCAGCGGAGCGATGTCGACGACGATAGTTTGTGGCGGACGATTAGTTCGCCGACACGTCGCGATAGAGTTGAATTCCATAAGTGATCACGCGGTCGCGAAGCTTGCCGCGCGTGATGCCAAGAATCTCAGCCGCTTGGCTCTGATTCCCGCCCGTCTCCTGCAAGACTCGCAAAATCACAAAGCGTTCCAGATACTCGATCGTCTGAGCGTAGACGTCGGTCGACTTGTCCCGCAACAGTCGTTCGACCAACTCCGGCAACTTCGATCCGCAGACGCCTGAGTCATCCGCTTTCTCCGTCGCCGCTTCGCCGGAAGTTTCTTCAGCAGCCGCCGGTTCATTGGAATCGCTTGGCGCCGTCAGTTCTTTCGGCAACACGTCGGGTACGATCACTGGCATCACGCAATCGAGCACGCAGCGCCGGATTACCGCTCGCAACTGGCGGACGTTGCCAGGCCAACGATAGGCGTTCAGAAGGCTGAGCGTCTCCGGAGCGATCCCCTCGAGATCGGGCTTGTTCAGATCGTGCTTCGCCTGGGTCAGAAAATGCTGCACCAACAACGGGATATCACTCGACCGTTGACGCAGCGGCGGCAGATCGATCGTGACGCCGTTGAGCCGATACAGAAGATCCTCGCGATATTCTCCCTCTTCGACCATCTTCTCCAACGGGCGATTCGTGGCGGCGATGATCCGCACATCGGTTTGCAATTCTTTGTTGCCGCCGACGCGTTCAAACCGCTGCTCTTGCAGAACTCGCAAAACTTTAGCTTGTACCGACGCCGCCATATCGCCGATCTCATCGAGGAACAGCGTGCCGCCGTTGCATTGTTCGAACTTGCCGATGCGACGCGTTTCGGCGCCGGTGAAGGCACCTTTTTCGTGGCCGAACAATTCGCTTTCCAGCAAGTTGTCGGGGAGCGCTGCACAATTGACCGCCAGGAACGGCCCCTGATCGCGATGACTGTATTGATAGAGGGCGCGGGCGACCAGTTCCTTACCGGTACCACTCTCGCCACGGATCAGAACGGGAACATCCTGCTTGCTAACCCGACCGATCGACTTGAAAACTTCCAACATCGGTTGGCTCTTACCGATGAACAACTCGCTCGAATCATCGGGCAGTTTATCGTCGGCAGCAATCGCCACCGCAACGCTACTCATCTTGCGTTGCTCGATCGCTTTATTGACCAATTTTTGCAGAGGTTCCACAGCCAACGGTTTGGCGATGTAATCGAACGCTCCCAACTGCATCGCTTCGATCGTCGTTTGACTGCCCGCATCGGCGGTCATAAAAATCACCGGCAAGCGACGGTCGTGAGCGCGGATCTCACAATAGATCGCCATCCCGCTGCGGTCGGGCAATTGGATGTCCAACAGCACCACATCAAACGACTTCGACTTGACCTGTTCGAGGCCTTCCTCGCCCGTAAGCGCTGTGGTCACTTCGGCAAACGGCTCGAGCGCTTTGGTGGCCAACAACAGGATGGCTCGATCATCGTCAATGACCAGAATTTTTGGCATGCATACTTCGCAAGATTGGGAACACTCAGTGAAAAACTTCCAACAGCAGTCGGTTTTAGTATATCAAGGTCCGACGAATTCCAAGAGGTCCCCAAAGATTGGCCGATCGAACGATTCAACCGCCGCCGATTCCCGCACCGTCAATCACATGTCCAATCGCCACCACAATGCACAACTGTACACTTCTATATTGGCTGGATAAAATGAATGACGACGGAAGCCTGCGGGGCGAGTCGACACCGCCTGCGGCCGACGGACCAGTGGCACACAACTTGCTACTGATGAATGGTTTGACGAGCCCTCTTCTACGACGCGAATAAAAATATGCCGAACTCCGAACAACCCAAACGCTGTGTGATCGCGGACGACGTTCGAGCATCACGCGAGATCTTGAAATCTTGGCTGAGCGATTGCAACTTCGAATGCAGCTTGGCAACCGACGGCAACGAAGCCTGGGAGATGATCCAGCGAGCGCCAACCGATATGCTGATCACCGACATCGAGATGCCCAACTGCTGCGGGCTGGAATTGTTGCAGCGGATCCGCGCCGATCCGTCGCCGCAAATTCAATCGATCCCCGTGTTGATGATCACCAGTCTTCACGACGGGCAGATCCAGCAGACGATTCGCCGCTTGGGAGGCAACGGTCTGCTAGCGAAACCATTGGACCAGTATTCAACCTATTCGATCGTGTTGGCGGTACTGGCTGCTGGCGACGACCGCGATTCATTGCTGGTCAGCGATCCCAACGGCAAGATCAACGGCGATGGTTTGGTTTCGCCCACCTTCCGCCGATTGCTGAAGCCGCTGTTTGCAAGCGAGCCTTAACCGCGGCGCACCTCACAGGCGTCAAGCTTCTTGCGCCGTGGTGAAGCGGTGAACCATTTCGGTAAGTCGTTCGACGTTGATCGGTTTACTGAGGTAGTCATTGCAGCCCGATTCGATGCAACGCGACATGTCCCCCTGCATCGCATCGGCGGTCAGCGCGATGATCGGCCCGGTGTAGTCCATCCGCCGCAGTTGTTCCGCGGTCTGATAGCCATCCAATCGCGGCATCTGCATGTCCAATAGGATTAGATCGTATTCGCCCCCTTGGTTCCGTCTCTCTCGAACCATCTGCAGCGCGACCTCACCATCTTCGGCTTCATCGACGCGAGCCCCCGCCTTGGTCAACAACAGCTTGCTGAGAAAGCGAATATCGCGGCGGTCATCGACGACCAAGACGCCACAGTCCAGACGAATTTCGCTGGTCGCGGTGTCGCTTGGCGATGCCTCGCAGGCCAACCGAGGTTGAATCATCGGCACCTCTTGAACGTCCCCGGTGGCGATTGTCACGGTGAACGTACTGCCTTGGCTGAGATTGCTGCGGACCGAGATCTCGCCGCCCAGCATCTCCGTCAAACGCTTGCTGATCGCCAGCCCCAATCCGGTGCCACCAAACTCGCGGTTGACGTTTCCGTCTCCCTGCGAGAAGGGCTGGAACAACCGACGCTTCTGCCTCTCGGACATGCCGATGCCCGAATCGACCACGTCGAACTGCAACCGCGGCGATTGGCCCTGGAGAAAGCGGACGAGGATATTCACTCGGCCTTCGGTGGTGAATTTGATCGCGTTGCCGACCAAATTGATGAGGATCTGTTTGAGTCGTTTGGGATCGCTTTGAATTTCCGACGGGATCAGACCTTGATATTCGACATCCAGTTCCAATTTGCGTTCGGACGCCCGCACCTCCATGATCGAACGCACATCTTCGACCAACCGGTTGGGAGCAAACCGCTCGTGGCTGATCTCGAATTTGCCGGCTTCGATCTTGGAAATGTCCAAGATGTCGTTGATGATATCCAATAAAAAATCGCCGTTGCGCCGGATCGTGCGAACGTGCGCCAGAGTCTCGTCATCGTTGACCTTCTCGGCAATCAAATCGGTGTAGCCCAAGATCGCCGTCATCGGGGTGCGGATCTCGTGGCTCATGTTCGCCAAAAAGGCACTCTTGGATTCGTTGGCAGCGACCGCTTGTTCGCGGGCTTCTTTTAAGGACTGTTCGAACTGCCGCTGTTGCGTGATGTCCAACAACGTGCCGATCAACTGCGTCGCCCTGCGATTACCCTCTTCTCCCGGATCGTCATCGGCAAACAGCGGCTTGGCCTGCAAACGCACCCACCGCGTGTCGCCATTGGGACAAACGATCCGATGATCGATGCTGCGAGTCGCCGTATCGGGATGTTCCACGAGATCGCGGTAGTGCCGGGCGCAAGCCTCGCGGTCGTCCGGATGGACCCAGTTCAACATCTCATCGACCCGGATCTCGGTCTCGTTATCGACGCTGGAGACTCCCACCAACCGCTCCAGTTCCTGCGAGTAGGTGACGGTTCCTTTGACGAGATCGGCATGCAACATCCCAAAACCAGCCGCTTCGGCTGCGCTTCGCAATCGCTCTTCGCTCAGCTTGATCGCCAGTTCCGATTGTTTTTCGTCGGTGATGTCCCAGTTCAGTCCATGCATTCGGACGACGTTGCCGTGATCGTCGCAAATCACCGTCCCAACGCCAGCCATCCAGCGGATCTCGCCGTTGGAACGGACGATCCGAAACTCGGTATCGTAATCCTCTCGATCCGCAGCCGACTGGCCCCACACATGACGCAACGCCGACACGTCGTCGGGATAAACGTACTGAAAGAACAGATCGATCGTCGGATTCTCAACAGGTTCGATCCCCAGCAGCGCGAACATCGCCGGTTCCCAAACGCTTTTCTCCTCGGACCATTCCCAAGCCGCCATGCCTCCCGCTTTAAGAGCCATCGACATCCGCTGGTTGCTTTCGATCAACGCCAGATCGGCTTTCTTGCGATCGGTCACATCGCTGGTGATGCCGGTCAGAGATTGAGGATAGCCTTGCGAATCACGAGTCACCAAGCCACGGGTTTCGGTCCAACAGACCTTCCCGTTATCCGCTCGCACGATCCGCCAATCGAACCGAAACTCATCGCTTGTCCCTTCCAACAACGCCCGCAGCTGGGACGCTGCGAAATCGCGATCGTCGGGATGGATGATCTGCAACGACGACTCAAACGCTCCGTCGTAATGTTCCGCGTTCATCCCAAAAATCTCGAGCAGTTCATCCGACAATAGGAGCTGGTTTTCGCGCGGAATCCATTGCCAGCTGCCCAACCGCCCCGCGTTGAGCGACAGTTTCAGGTACTGTTCGTTCTTCTGATAGTCTTCCAACAAAGCGAGCAACTTGGTCCGTTCGGCCGACAGTTGTTCGGCGTGCGCCCGGACCTGATCCTCCGCTGCCTTGCGATCGCTGATATCGACTCCCGATGGAATCAGATATTCGACCCGACCGTTTTCATCCAAGACCGGCGCGATCATGAAATCGATCATCAAACGGCTATCGCCCTTCGCATAAAGCCCCACGTCGAACCTGACCCGCTGGCCGGCAAAGGCTTGATCCATCGCTTCTTGAATACGCTGGGCCACGCGGTCGTCATAGGTCCACCACGGGCACTCGGCGAAGTGTTTTCCAATCACATCCTCCCGCGTTAACCCCGCAATGCTCATCGACCGATCGTCGACTTCCCAAAGCTTGCCATCGAGCCCGATCACACCAACCAATCCCAATTGGTTATTGATCACGCGTCGCAGATGGGCTTCGCGGCGTTTCGTCTCCATCTCGGCTCGAGCCCGCTCGATGCGGATCCCCAAGCGGTCGACGATCTCCTGCAACAGCCGCAGGTCATCGGGCTGCCAGACGTAGGGTTCTGACTTAACCGCACTGAGGACAAATCGTGTCGGCAGATCGGTCACGTAGGCGGAGTTGCAAAACGCGGCGACCTGGATAGCCCGGAGGTTCTCGGCAACCGCCGGGTCGATCGAACCACTCTGCGTATCGCAGGAATAGATCTGGCGACCGGCAAGCAGGTTCCGACGCTCGGTTTCGCTGTGGAATTTTGCGGAGTCGTGCCTGCCAACGATACTGGTAAGCCCTTCGTCGCAGTGCTCATAAATCACTTCTGCGTTTTCGGTCGCCTCATCGAACTCGACCAGACAACACCGCGAGAGCCCCAGATACTCAGCCGTCCGCTGGACCGCGACCTTCATCAAGTCGGTGTCCGACATCAAGGGGCTGAACTGCGCTTGCAAGTCGGCGAGAAAACCGAGGTTCAGTTCCAGTCGTTTCCGCGCATCGATGTCGATGTTCATTCCGACCCAGCGGCGAATCGTACCATCGTGCCGACGCTGCGGGACCGCGCGAACATGATGCCACTTCCAATCGCCCGAATGATGCAGCAACCGATACTCGCCCGAAAAGGCTTCGCCCGTGTCGAGACTGGTCTGCCAGACGGTTAGCGTCGCGTCGCGATCATCGGGATGAATCACATCGGCCCACCCGCGGCCCTTCCACTGTTCGAACGTCTGCCCGGTGAAAGCTCGCCAGCTGGGCGAATCCTCGATGATATTCCCCTCCGCACTTGCGATCCAAACGATCTGGGCGGAGACATCGACCAACGATTGAAACAATTCATGGCTGTTTCGCAGTTCGCTGACATCGGTAAAGGTCACGACCAAACCATCCGCCTCTCCGGTATGCGAGCGGTAGGGCAACACGCGGCGGATAAACGATTTCCCCGATCGCGCGACAACGGTGTGTTCGATGACTTCCCCGTCGTGGATCGTTGTCGGATCGGGCAGTGGCGGCATCTGTTCGACACTGGGGACAAACATCTCCAAGGGTCGGCCGACGTCGGTACTGATCAATCCATAGATTTCACAAATCGCCGGAGTATAGCTGCGGATCGACAGATGTTGATCCAGGAAGACCGTGGCGATCTGGGTGCTGCGGAGCAGGTTTTCGAGATCGGCGTTGGACCGCGCCGTCGCATCGCTGCCCAGGCGGATCTCTTCTTTCGAAGTCTCCAGTTCCTCGTTTGCCGATTGCAGTTCCTCATTCATCGACAGCAGTTCTTCGTTGGACGACTTCAGCTCCTCATTCGCCGCTTCCATGTCTTGCATCGACCGATCGAGATCGCTGCGCAACGTCTCCAGCTCGCGTTCCATTTGACTGATGATCGCATCGGCATCACTCTCGCCGCTGCCGGCGGAAGCGTCGACGTCTTCGCGGCGAAAGGGGAGTCCAACGTCGTGAAAGACGACCATCAGCAGCGGTTCGTCTTCGCCCAACTGAGGCATCGGTTGAACAGTCAGCATCACGCGCTGGACCAGTTCGCCGACGCGGATCGATAAATTTTCATGCTCCACCCGCCGCCGCAGTTTCTTCGCCTCAGCAATTGCAGCCCGCAGACCGATCCGCAATCCGCTGTCAGCCAATTTGATGATGCTGGTTTGGATCGGGCCACCGGAGAAGTTCAGGTACTTCTTGATGTTCGACGAGCTGGTCAAGATCTGCCCCGTGGCATCGATCACAGCGGTCTCGGGGGTGAATTCGTCTAACGCGATCTTCTGCATCATCTCCGTCAGATCGACCGATGCATCGGGCAGCGACGAAGGATTTGACGGCTTCGGCATCCGCGGGCGGCGAGTCGACGTGTCGGTCGACTGCATCGCGGTCCCCTTACGCTGCGAGATCCGCAGCCTGGCATCGATCGGACGAAACAGTTCCCCATGGGAGGTGATGTTTTCGCTGGGCCCCAGAAACAAATACCCCGACGGCCGCAGAGCGTAGTGGAACAGCGGTATCAATTTGTTCTGCAGGTGCGGACCGAGGTAGATCAGCAGATTGCGACAACAGATCAGATCCTGTCGGGAGAAGGGAGGATCGTGGATCAGATTGTGCGTCGAAAAGAGCACCAAGTCTTGGATCTGCTTGGTCGCATGATAAGTGTTGCCTCGTTTGACGAAAAAACGCTGCAGGCGTTCGGCGGAGACATGTTCTTCGATCCCCACGGGGTAGGTTCCCGTCCGGGCAACCGCCAGCGCACGTTCATCGATATCGGTGGCGAATATCTGCACCTGCGGCGGTTCCGCCAAACGGTCCATCGCTTCGCAGCACAAGATCGCCATCGTGTACGCCTCGGATCCGTTAGCACATCCCGCAACCCAGATCCGCACGCAATCGTTAGGCCCCCGTTGATCGAACAGCTTAGGCAACACGTGCTGCGCCAACGCTTCAAACGCCTCCGGATCGCGAAAGAAGGTCGTCACACCGATCAACAATTCGTTGAACAGCGTTTTGGCTTCCTCTTCATGATGCTGCAAGTAGTCGACGTAATCGCTGGCCAGTCCGATCTTCAGGACTTGCATCCGTCGCTGAATACGGCGGGTGAGCGTATTGAACTTGTAGTGCTGAAAGTCGTGCTGAGTCGCATCAAACAGAGTTTGGGTGATCGCAGGAATCGCCTCTTCGATCTGATCCCGCAACCGCGGTTTTTCCGGTCCCACTTGCAGCCCCAGCAAATGCTGACGGTATTGCAACAATTCGCGAGCGATCTCCGCCGGCGTCAACACATGATCAGCCACGCCGGTCGTCGCAGCGCTGTGAGGCATCGAATCAAACTTTGCTGACTCGGGCTTCTGGGCAAACGTTAGACCACCGCGATCTCCGATCGCCTTGAGCCCCAAAGTCCCATCGCTTCCCGCCCCCGAAAGAATCACCCCAACCCCACGGTCTCGTTGATCCTCGGCGATCGCATCGAAGACAGAATCGATCGGAGTCGACGGTCGCAGCGTCCTCGGGCGATCGACAACTTCGACGACTCCACGCTCTAGTTCCAGCAATTTGTTTGGCGGACACACATACAGTTTACCCGCCGCCAACCGCATGCGGCCGGAAAGCTCGACGACCTCCAAATCGGTCCAATGCGCCAGCACCGACGACAACAACGATTTGCTGGACGGGTCCTGATGCTGGACAAAAACGATCGCCAGCCCCGCAGCGTCGCCGATCGCTTCGAGCAACTCTTTAAACGCTTCCAATCCACCAGCCGACGCCCCTACGCCAACGATCAACGGCGCCGTGGCGTGATTCGAACGATCGGTTGAACTATCGATGTCATTCATAGGTTCGAGCCCAGGTTGGACCTGCAGACAGCTGCGTGTTCGATTCGTCGCAAACAGAGTTCATCGATCGGGATGTCCTTGCGGTTTGGTCCACCTGCCCCCACAAATGGAGCGTCGTCGCGGGGAACGCTCCTGCCACCTACCAGCCAACCAGCGCATCGCTCCTCTCTGCTGATTGATTGAAGAGAATTCGCTTCAGTCGGTCAACTCCCTTCCACGACAGGCAGAGGTTCCCCAGGGGCAACTCCCGTACCGTCCGCTAGCACCCCGCGCGACCAGGCTGGTCGCTGGAAGATCATCTGCCGCATGCGACCTCTGAGTCACCGTCGTTGATCCAACGCGTTAACACTTGATTTCGTTAGTCATACGCGGCCAGCAGCTGCTTTCCCTACATTCCTGGCACGTGGTTTGCGTTACCTACCTCGCGATGCGGAGCCGATGTGGATCCCGCAGATCCAATGCTTTTTAGTTGCTACTGGAGTGAAATCATGAGTCTTGAAACGAAGACGAACCTCAACGAATCGACAGTCACCAAACTTCAAAAATTGATCCGTGCCAACATCGACGCCTACGACGGCTTTCGCGAATCGGCCGAAGAGATCGACGATATCACCTTGGCGAACCTGTTCCGCGAAGTCGCCAACGAACGGTCGGCACTGGCCACCGAACTGCAGAACTACGTCCAGTGGAACGGGGCCGAAGCGGAAGAGGACGGATCGGTCGCGGCGAGCGTTCACCGCAGCTGGATCAACGTCCGCAGCAAGATCAATGGCGGCGATCCCTACGTGATCCTGATCGAAGCGGAGCGTGGCGAGGACCACATCAAACACGCTTACGAAGACGTCTTGAAAGAGACAGCTGGCAGCGCGATGAACGATGTCCTGACGGCGCAATACGCGATCGTTAAAGCGGGACACGACAAGATCCGCGATCTCCGCGACAGCTACAAAAATCGCTAGTCCCGGCGTACAGAAGAAACACACAACGCATCGGAACTCTCCGATGCGCCGACAATCCCAGTTCCATTTCCCCCGCAGCGTTTCGTTGCGGACAGCAATCGGATTCGCGCCGCGAATTCCGACCGTTAGTTCGACTGGCGAAGACGCTAACTATTAATGAGGTTTCCCGATGAATGCGACCAAAGATCTAATGCGTGCCTTTTTACTGATCTCTGCTTTTGCGATGAGCTGCCTGTTGGTGGGTTGCGACAACGAGGAGACCTTGTTGGACGTCGACACTCCCGACGGCGGCGGAGTCGAAATCGAACGTTCGTTGGATACCGGCGCGCTCGATATCGATGTCGGCGAATGAGCCGCGACTGCCGCGAATTGAACAAGCGTCCGGAGCATCCCAGCGAGCGTTATCACCGTGGCGTTCCTAGCGGGCCGACGACGCTCGACGTCTCTAGATTCTCGCCGACAAAAGACTGTCGGCCCTCCCGCCGCCGAACCAGTCAGGCGAGCGGCGATATGAGCAGGCGGCAAATGGCGACAGCTAGTTCGCGCGACAGCTAGTTCGCCATCCGCAAGCTGCGGATCTCAGGCTGTCCGCCGACGTGCGGATGCCCAACTGCGTGCGGCGGCACCGCTCCGGTATCGAAGAAGATATTCTGCCGGACGAGCGATTCGATCCGCCGATCGGCGACGTATTCGAGATAATTATGATCGCTCCCCACACTGCGAGCTGCGTCGTATTGGTGGACGCGATCGCTGGCAAGCTGATGTCGGCCAAGACCGCAGAGCCCGGTATAACCGAGAGCGGGCGTGTGGTTATCCAATTTCAGAAAGCGATAAAGCTTCAGGTACTGGTCGCGAGAGTTGTGCAAAACGAACAGGTGATCGACTGGACGTAGTGCCGCGTTGCGGCTTGTCACGAAGCAATCGTTACGAATTGCAGGAGCCAACAGGGCCAGGTTGATCCAAGGGAGTTCCGGATCGGTCATGGGCAACCGAGAACCGCACAACGATCCGCCGCCCAGTAGATGCATCGCTCCGACAGCCAGCCGGCCACCAAAGCTGTATCCAATCACCGATACCTGTTGTTGCGGTTGGATCTCGGTAATAACGCGGGCCAGATGGAACGCGTGCAAGTCGGCTCGCGCCGCTTTGACGCGGACGTCTCGTAACTGGCCACTGATCTTATCGGCCGGCCACATCCAGATCACAAAACGGACGGCGGAGTCGGGGCGTTGCCAGTTCAGAACGGTTTGGTCGTATGTCTGCAACCCACGCCGCAACGCCTTCACCTCGGGCGTACGATTGCCATGAACAAAGAGAATCGTTCGCATCGGAAGCGGACCGGCGTTGTCGGCGAAGAAGCTCTCTGCCGACTCCGTCTGCCAACGATTCCCCTCGATGCGTCGACGAAACTGAAGCGACTGGACCGGCGCATGGTGCGACCCGACGCAGCGGCTGCTGATCGTCCAGACCTGATCCAACGAACGGACATCAAACTCCGCAAGCGGCGCCGTCTCGAGCTCTGCCGCAACAGCCTCTTTACCGACGACATCTTCGGCGACCGATTCGGTCGGCTCGGCAAGCAGAGAATCCCCGATCGCAGCTTCGCCTGATGCCGCGCCGTCGGCGGCCGGCGTTTCGATTGGTGTCGCAATCGCCGAAGGGGCCGCTGGCGGAGCGGCCTGAAGCTGCGATGGCGGGGCCGACTGCTGAGCCAGCAATTGAGCGGGGACCAGGATCAGGGACAACAACAGTCCGATGAGCAAACCAAATGGAGACGCCGTCATGTTTTTGTCAGTCAAAACCTGGGAATACTAACGGAGACGTCGTCGCGGGGCACAGGCCTGCAGCGCGATAAAGGGTTCCGCACGCGAGCTTTCGCCGTGCGGAATAGAGCGACGGACTCCGTTTCAGTTTAGCTTGTCGCGACGCGTTTCGCCGCTGGCACTCTATAATAGAAGCCCGGCAACCGAAAAGTTGCCGGGCGTCGGTAGGGATAAAAGGGCCTATCGGCCGTGCCGCAGCGGTCGGCCTGCGGCGACTGACGAAAGCGATTATTCAACCGCCTCGAGTTCATCAGCCTTCTCTTCGCCTCGTTCTTCTACAGCGTCGGCCTTGTTTTCGCCGCGGGCTTCCTTCTCGTCAGCGATCGCTTCACCGCGGTTTTCGATAGCATCAGCTCGCTCTTCCGCCCGATCCTGCACCGCGTCGGACGCATGGTCGGTTCGGTCGCGGAGATTTTCCGCCGCGTTCTGCGAAGCTTCGCGAGTCGCTTCGGCTGACGATTGCGACGAATCGCGGATATCTTCGGCTTGCTGCTGGGTTTGGTCACGGATCATATCGGCCTCTTGTTCCAACGCCGATTCATCGCAGCCAACAAACAAAATAGTACTGAGTGCCAATGCGCTAGCGGTTAAAGTCTTCATCGATCTCTCCTTGTTTTGCATTTAAATCTGCTCGCGAACATTCGCGAGCGGCAGAACGGGGAAATCGCAAACGCTGTGCCAGATGCCTCAGATGCAGGGAAAACACGATTCCACAGCGGTCGACCGATCGAACATCGACAATTGTGAACGCTTTTGCACCAACTCGATGATCTCCCGCCGACATGGCGCTTGATCCGCCCCGGCCCCGTTTCGGCAAGCGATAGGGTTGATCAAGACTTCTCCAAAGTCGCCTGCAGCGTGGCGGCGAGGTCCCGTTTCAACCGCTGCCAGCCGCTCGCCGGGCCAACCAACGCCTGGTTAACCTCCACTTCAATGCCGATGTAATACGGATCGGGAAATCGCTGTCGCAGCGCAGTCGTCAAACCGTCGGACCGTCCGAGATAGGGATAATTTCGGCGAGTCCGCAGATCGGGGCGGCTGATCTTCAAAGCATCTCGCCAGCGATCGCAAAGCGCTTTTTCAGCCGGCCGCCGCGGATCGTACAACAATCCGAGCTCGGCGGTCCGCACCTGCCCATCGAGTTCGGGAACGAAGGAGTGCAGCGATAGATGCAAAACGGGAATCGCCGCCGCGACGCGATCCTCGATCCATTCTTCGACTCTCTGGCGATAGGGCCAATAGTAACGTTGCAGGATCGTCGCTTTGTCGCGTTGATCGAGCGATCGGCTGTACTGCGAAAACAACTGCCGATGATTCGCAGATCGATTGACTTCGACCAACAGTCGCGAGACCGTTGTGCGAAACAGGACTGCGGAAAATCGCCGCTGCAGCATCCGGCCCAGAGCGAGCGTGCCAGGGTCCCAGCCGCGATGCCCCTGCAGCACCGATCGGGCATCGACAAACAGATGTTCGTATTGGGAAGGGATATGATTCGTCGCGTGCTCGCAAGTCAAAATCAACTCCATCGGACACTCCCTCTCCTCCGCCGAGCGGCCTCCCCTGCGGGTCGACCTATGCGATGACAAAGGAACGCCCGGCGGTCAAACAATCGCTCAACTCGCGGTAGACCTCGGTCAACCGCTGCGGCCGCAGATCTTCTCCCACCGCCCGCGCGATCCGCGTCGCCAACGAGCCATGACGCAGGATCGGCTGCAGATCCTTTTCCACGTCGCCAATCCGCGGCTCATGCTCCGCCCCGACCTCGATAAGATGCCGCCACAGCTGGCCGGCGGTGATCGATCGATCGGTGATTCCAAACTGCTGCAGGTATTCAGCCTCTTCGATCACCGTCGCTTCGACATCGGCCGAGACTCGATCCAACAGCGCCGACAGCGCCGGTGTAGAGACATGTTGTTGCATCGTCAACGGTTGCCAGCGTTCGGCGACGAGAGACTTCAGAGCCGCGATCGCCGCGACGCAAATGGCGATGTCGACCCCGGG from Rosistilla oblonga includes the following:
- a CDS encoding alpha/beta hydrolase, which gives rise to MTASPFGLLIGLLLSLILVPAQLLAQQSAPPSQLQAAPPAAPSAIATPIETPAADGAASGEAAIGDSLLAEPTESVAEDVVGKEAVAAELETAPLAEFDVRSLDQVWTISSRCVGSHHAPVQSLQFRRRIEGNRWQTESAESFFADNAGPLPMRTILFVHGNRTPEVKALRRGLQTYDQTVLNWQRPDSAVRFVIWMWPADKISGQLRDVRVKAARADLHAFHLARVITEIQPQQQVSVIGYSFGGRLAVGAMHLLGGGSLCGSRLPMTDPELPWINLALLAPAIRNDCFVTSRNAALRPVDHLFVLHNSRDQYLKLYRFLKLDNHTPALGYTGLCGLGRHQLASDRVHQYDAARSVGSDHNYLEYVADRRIESLVRQNIFFDTGAVPPHAVGHPHVGGQPEIRSLRMAN
- a CDS encoding N-formylglutamate amidohydrolase encodes the protein MELILTCEHATNHIPSQYEHLFVDARSVLQGHRGWDPGTLALGRMLQRRFSAVLFRTTVSRLLVEVNRSANHRQLFSQYSRSLDQRDKATILQRYYWPYRQRVEEWIEDRVAAAIPVLHLSLHSFVPELDGQVRTAELGLLYDPRRPAEKALCDRWRDALKISRPDLRTRRNYPYLGRSDGLTTALRQRFPDPYYIGIEVEVNQALVGPASGWQRLKRDLAATLQATLEKS